Proteins found in one Oryza glaberrima chromosome 4, OglaRS2, whole genome shotgun sequence genomic segment:
- the LOC127769709 gene encoding G-type lectin S-receptor-like serine/threonine-protein kinase LECRK1, with product MEHLFTLIFLLVFTVAPSKAQQNITKGSFLTTEGVNISWVSPSGDFAFGFQLINGNNSYLLAVWFDKTVDKTLAWYAKTNTQVPELVVVPSGSRLQLSSNGLSLLDPGGHELWNPQVTSAAYANMLDTGNFVLAGADGSIKWGTFASPADTILPTQGPFSEVQLYSRLTHTDYSNGRFLLQVKDGDLEFDLVAVPSGNPYSTYWTTNTGGNGSQLFFNATGRVYFTLKDRTEINITSTIMSSMGDYYQRATLDPDGVFRQYVYPKEAARKWNNIGWTTVDFIPRNICQAIRSDDGSGACGFNSFCNFNWSLNETVDCQCPPHYSFIDQALKYKGCKADFQPQSCDLDEETMIDQFDLIPMNGVDWPLADYEHYTSVGMDECKKLCLTDCFCAVVVFNNGNCWKKKLPMSNGILDSSVDRTLYLKVPKNNNTQSQLNSNSIKWKKQKKHWILGSSLLLGSFFLMCILLASFIIFQNYFAMESKKTDLPKQSSSTGGLALKSFTYEELHEATGGFSEEVGRGGSGVVYKGQLQDPLGTYVAVKKIDRIMPDIEKEFAVEVQTIGWTFHKNLVRLLGFCNERAERLLVYEFMPNGSLTGFLFDTVRPSWYLRVQFAIGVARGLLYLHEECSTQIIHCDIKPQNILLDNNLTAKISDFGLAKLLRMDQTQTHTGIRGTRGYVAPEWFKNIAITAKVDVYSFGVILLEIICCRRNVEKDMTNDDREILTDWANDCYRSGRIDLLVEGDEEASFDIKRVQRFLAVALWCIQEDPAMRPTMHKVTQMLDGAVEIAMPPDPASYISSLQ from the coding sequence ATGGAACATCTCTTCACCCTCATCTTCCTCCTAGTGTTCACAGTAGCTCCCTCTAAAGCCCAGCAGAACATCACCAAGGGCTCGTTCTTGACGACTGAAGGCGTGAACATATCGTGGGTTTCACCCTCCGGCGATTTTGCATTTGGCTTCCAACTCATCAATGGTAACAACTCTTACCTCCTTGCTGTCTGGTTTGACAAGACCGTCGACAAAACCTTGGCATGGTATGCTAAGACCAACACACAGGTGCCAGAGCTAGTAGTAGTGCCTTCTGGTTCTCGACTTCAGCTTAGCTCTAATGGTCTGTCACTCCTTGACCCTGGTGGCCATGAGCTTTGGAATCCCCAAGTTACCAGTGCAGCTTATGCCAACATGCTTGACACTGGAAACTTCGTGCTTGCTGGCGCAGATGGTTCTATAAAGTGGGGAACCTTTGCGAGCCCAGCGGACACCATCCTTCCCACACAAGGGCCATTTTCTGAAGTTCAACTCTACAGTCGACTGACACACACAGACTACTCCAATGGCCGGTTTCTACTTCAAGTGAAAGATGGAGACCTTGAATTTGATCTAGTTGCTGTTCCCTCAGGAAACCCGTATTCCACATATTGGACCACCAATACAGGCGGAAATGGATCACAACTTTTCTTCAATGCAACCGGAAGGGTATACTTCACCTTGAAGGATCGCACTGAAATTAATATCACGTCTACCATCATGAGTTCAATGGGGGACTACTACCAGCGTGCAACACTTGACCCAGATGGTGTTTTTCGCCAGTATGTGTACCCAAAGGAGGCAGCGAGGAAGTGGAACAACATAGGATGGACTACTGTGGACTTCATCCCCAGGAACATATGTCAAGCCATCAGAAGTGATGATGGAAGTGGTGCATGCGGGTTCAACAGCTTCTGCAACTTCAACTGGAGCCTGAACGAGACAGTGGATTGCCAATGTCCACCACATTACTCGTTCATAGACCAGGCACTGAAGTACAAAGGCTGCAAAGCAGACTTCCAACCACAGAGCTGTGACTTGGATGAAGAAACCATGATCGATCAGTTCGATTTGATCCCAATGAATGGAGTGGATTGGCCTCTTGCAGACTATGAGCACTACACCTCTGTTGGCATGGATGAGTGCAAGAAACTATGCTTGACAGATTGCTTCTGCGCTGTCGTGGTGTTTAACAATGGAAACTGTTGGAAGAAGAAGCTCCCCATGTCCAATGGAATATTGGACAGTAGTGTTGATAGAACACTTTATCTAAAGGTGCCCAAGAACAACAATACTCAGTCTCAACTTAATAGCAACTCCATCAAGTGGAAGAAACAAAAGAAGCATTGGATCCTCGGTAGCTCTCTACTCCTTGGAAGCTTCTTCTTGATGTGCATTCTCCTTGCCTCAttcattatttttcaaaattattttgcAATGGAAAGCAAGAAAACAGATCTACCAAAGCAATCATCTAGTACTGGGGGACTTGCTTTGAAATCTTTCACTTATGAAGAACTTCATGAGGCAACAGGTGGGTTCAGTGAAGAAGTTGGTAGAGGTGGTTCTGGGGTAGTCTACAAGGGGCAATTACAAGATCCCCTTGGTACATATgttgcagtaaaaaaaattgacaggaTCATGCCAGATATTGAAAAGGAGTTTGCAGTGGAAGTCCAGACCATTGGGTGGACATTTCACAAAAACCTGGTCAGGTTGCTGGGGTTCTGCAATGAAAGGGCTGAAAGATTGCTTGTTTATGAGTTTATGCCAAATGGCTCACTTACTGGATTCCTTTTTGACACTGTCAGGCCATCTTGGTATCTACGAGTTCAGTTTGCAATAGGGGTGGCAAGAGGATTGCTCTATTTGCATGAGGAATGCAGCACACAGATCATCCACTGCGACATAAAGCCTCAGAATATCCTTCTTGACAACAACCTCACAGCAAAAATTTCTGACTTCGGTTTAGCAAAGCTGCTCCGGATGGACCAAACACAAACGCACACTGGAATCCGGGGAACCCGAGGATATGTTGCACCTGAATGGTTCAAGAACATTGCTATCACTGCCAAGGTGGATGTCTACAGTTTTGGGGTGATCCTACTAGAGATTATATGTTGCAGGCGTAATGTGGAGAAAGACATGACCAATGACGATAGAGAAATACTTACTGACTGGGCAAATGATTGTTATCGTTCTGGAAGAATCGATTTGCTGGTGGAGGGTGATGAGGAGGCATCATTTGACATTAAGAGGGTACAGAGGTTTCTTGCAGTAGCACTTTGGTGCATCCAAGAGGACCCGGCCATGCGACCTACCATGCATAAGGTGACCCAAATGCTTGATGGCGCTGTTGAGATCGCGATGCCTCCTGACCCTGCATCATATATCAGTTCACTCCAGTAA
- the LOC127772236 gene encoding putative protein Brevis radix-like 5 — translation MHACFHGGGGGGGRIRSIRIIRDLTKNMKAMSLKVKMGGGGGSHGRTRRRRRGKRPEEEDEEEVVEMEGKDIAAAAAPSASAKIAPAQAQEADGNEATTSGGGGDDDRRRGKDEQGGRGQEHRDKCCCPPEDGAGVVEEDEAMATTDHAMAAAAAEEEESDHEWVAEPEPGVLMTLVARPDGTNHLRRIRFSEELFDGARAAQRWWADNYDAIVELYSVVQPEPSHDGGDDDDDSESVPATPCQSEDDDHRRRREQGSDSASNFSGPSSGSGSGSGSGGRSASTVGSPILGLVTAPGGGGGAPATPTEHSPT, via the exons atgcacGCGTGCTtccatggcggcggtggtggtggtggcaggaTCAGGTCCATCCGGATCATCAGGGACCTCACCAAGAAC ATGAAGGCCATGTCGCTCAAGGTGAAgatgggcggtggcggagggagtcacgggcggacgcggcggcggagacgggggaagcggccggaggaggaggacgaggaggaggtggtggagatggaggggaaggacattgcggcggcggcggcgccgtccgcgTCGGCCAAGATCGCGCCGGCGCAGGCGCAGGAAGCCGATGGCAACGAGGCCACGActagtggtggcggcggcgatgacgatcGCCGGCGGGGCAAGGACGAGCAAGGAGGGAGGGGGCAGGAGCACCGCGACAAGTGCTGCTGCCCACCGGAGGACGGCGCCGGGGTGGTGGAGGAAGATGAGGCGATGGCCACCACGGATCatgccatggcggcggcggcggcggaggaggaggagagcgatcACGAGTGGGTGGCGGAGCCGGAGCCCGGGGTGCTGATGACGTTGGTGGCGCGCCCCGACGGCACCAACCACCTCCGCAGGATACGGTTCAGCGAGGAGCTGTTCGACGGCGCCCGGGCGGCGCAGCGGTGGTGGGCGGACAACTACGACGCCATCGTCGAGCTCTACAGCGTGGTCCAGCCCGAGCCCtcgcacgacggcggcgacgacgacgacgactccgaaTCGGTGCCCGCCACCCCGTGCCAGTCCGAGGACGAcgaccaccgccggcggcgggagcaggggTCCGATTCGGCCTCCAACTTCTCCGGCCCGTCCAGTGGCAGCggtagcggcagcggcagcggtggcaggTCGGCCAGCACCGTCGGCTCCCCCATCCTCGGCCTCGTCaccgcgcccggcggcggcggcggcgcgcccgcgaCGCCGACCGAGCACAGCCCGACGTAA
- the LOC127769326 gene encoding uncharacterized protein LOC127769326: protein MAEPRARCRAPQSSTSPTWPRRVEALTHILIHPSHSPSLHSQLFLASRVPCPPPGSTYPPFLCPGAGDGAGLLRWALASVFLPRAARLCLPPSSWRSRCPFQLPPPVVPSAAIEPAPERWGEAELRGYARRQRAQRGPMRARPPHSIAGAVLTIVPNVVIVAAVIRELFWVRPNRI from the coding sequence ATGGCGGAGCCGAGAGCTAGATGCCGAGCTCCCCAGAGCAGCACTAGCCCCACCTGGCCGCGGCGGGTGGAGGCGCTGACCCATATCCTGATCCACCCCTCCCACTCCCCGTCGCTCCACTCGCAGCTCTTCCTCGCGTCCCGCGTGCCGTGCCCGCCACCGGGCTCCACCTACCCGCCGTTCCTctgccccggcgccggcgacggcgctggcCTCCTCCGGTGGGCGCTCGCCTCCGTGTTCCTCCCGCGCGCCGCCAGGCTCTGCctcccgccgtcgtcgtggcggTCCCGGTGCCCCTtccagctcccgccgccggtcgtgccctccgccgccatcgagcCGGCGCCGGAGCGGTGGGGCGAGGCGGAGCTCCGGGGTtacgcgcggcggcagcgggcgcagAGGGGCCCCAtgagggcgcggccgccgcaCTCCATCGCCGGGGCGGTGCTCACCATCGTGCCCaacgtcgtcatcgtcgcggCGGTCATCCGCGAGCTGTTCTGGGTCCGGCCTAACCGCATCTGA